Proteins encoded within one genomic window of Phototrophicus methaneseepsis:
- a CDS encoding eIF2A-related protein, producing the protein MNRFKLTITLYIAIYCIFTSTVSIAQLEPHHYIGDISYSPDGTRIALTDTLDRCGYGEENYLTMIVDSHTLSTISTFVGHSCLLTDVAWSSNEQYLVSGGYEGISIVWNTVTEQQVSIANDRMGPGTHSLSWNPTDTLYVAWAAGGNGYIFNPETGMEVDRLPVEVVKDYIESIDWGINNVIAYGNRQGLLRLWDYDTRQELAFPGAHNAPIRVVKWSPQATLFASADENGIVKIWDSSANIINTLQFGTRVSHLVWSPDGNQIIIVKEREGAEIWDITTGQKLVNVITDQIITAIDWSPDGNQIAYAVFPVLENLIEVVEVSTLFPTHPIADAGADITILANPSGTANVLLDASGSTDSDGTIVSYEWSESSKLLGTGISQTVTLPVGIHTIHLEVTDDSSQTDTDIIIVTVEEERASSPIDQP; encoded by the coding sequence ATGAATCGATTTAAGCTAACCATTACACTATACATTGCTATCTATTGTATTTTTACATCTACAGTTTCCATCGCCCAGCTAGAACCACACCATTACATAGGCGATATATCCTATAGCCCCGATGGAACGAGAATAGCATTAACCGATACTTTAGATCGTTGTGGCTACGGTGAAGAAAATTATCTCACGATGATAGTTGATTCACATACATTATCAACCATTTCAACATTTGTTGGACACTCGTGTCTTCTTACAGATGTTGCTTGGAGTTCTAACGAGCAATATCTTGTAAGTGGTGGGTATGAAGGCATCTCGATTGTTTGGAATACAGTAACTGAGCAACAAGTAAGCATTGCTAACGATCGTATGGGACCTGGTACTCATTCCCTAAGTTGGAATCCTACTGACACGTTATATGTTGCATGGGCCGCAGGTGGCAATGGTTATATTTTCAATCCAGAAACGGGTATGGAAGTTGATCGGTTACCTGTAGAAGTTGTTAAAGACTATATAGAATCTATAGACTGGGGCATAAATAATGTCATTGCCTATGGTAATAGACAGGGGTTGCTGCGTTTATGGGATTATGACACACGCCAAGAGTTAGCGTTTCCCGGTGCTCACAATGCACCAATTAGAGTAGTTAAGTGGAGTCCTCAGGCAACGTTATTTGCCAGTGCTGATGAAAATGGGATTGTCAAAATTTGGGATTCCAGCGCCAACATCATTAACACATTACAATTTGGCACACGTGTATCACATCTTGTTTGGAGCCCTGATGGGAATCAAATCATAATAGTTAAAGAGCGTGAAGGTGCCGAGATCTGGGACATTACCACAGGCCAGAAACTTGTGAATGTTATTACGGATCAGATTATCACAGCTATAGATTGGAGTCCTGATGGAAATCAAATTGCATATGCTGTTTTTCCGGTCCTGGAGAATTTAATCGAGGTTGTTGAAGTCAGCACACTTTTTCCAACACATCCAATAGCGGATGCAGGTGCGGATATTACCATTTTGGCCAACCCTAGTGGCACAGCCAATGTTCTGTTAGATGCCTCTGGCAGTACGGACTCGGATGGTACGATTGTTAGCTACGAGTGGTCTGAAAGCAGCAAACTTCTTGGTACAGGCATCAGTCAAACGGTAACGTTACCTGTAGGTATACATACAATTCATCTAGAAGTAACGGATGATAGTTCGCAAACGGATACGGATATAATTATCGTCACTGTTGAAGAAGAGAGAGCTTCATCCCCCATTGATCAACCCTAG